The following proteins are encoded in a genomic region of Sebastes fasciatus isolate fSebFas1 chromosome 14, fSebFas1.pri, whole genome shotgun sequence:
- the akap11 gene encoding A-kinase anchor protein 11 isoform X3 produces the protein MDAYARIRGVPLRSRASVRKETVRDGGPQCVKSLFRNKKELCSVGLELPSRDTTRLTEIHFVCLPGQCEGEDVTQQALLSMPAGLCELLRSLHVHSLKNDEVLLLKDSRRLAEHRDAGPQCWLKAVCVLRHNPSTSVYPQASVASLVGLLGCYMAGVRYALELQALQRGTAEPSQPEEDDTNQSVSSIEDDFVTALEHLEEDDTGDNPSAVSYRLFKKRDVASQTVPAHKRKKELAGARIIISSSSKKNSANHNSGPDVSVTVQRSSGVESQWTYCSPGARLPSPLMHVSESEESDGSSPSPIIFLDEVGYQKSLLAKLDIPTVPGGPRERVEDSDSEVSEFFDSFDQFDDLEDLSSDNCTLALPLDAISAPTKQSQTSGSASKYVSRGCSTKGMNPHRFDHPTLPANVKKPTPLKPGSPYPHHSEVPDSPRPVQTPSDENGGPLFSPVSSSAFSPLVDSSGPLEYFWKADVDGRDSSELRKPQDLCSLYKTYSDFASSLSKEILGSVCGYQSAVDISENKNLSCVCHKEFKNPSGYLMKLSEIQETVTVATLQKKSQSLKDGIQRFATDLVEMSLGSALRDLQKGVSSCTTTLCHLAARLTSSVFQMAFHEIGMRRAYVLKERAINGLAGFLVGEAVSGALKEFLTVKKQIFHSTVTQFAADLAEELVFEGIMEVCQFSHPSTPLTPSDWSFGHGHEKEEEEEEEEEEEVVTSYASDLSESVIQEAFIELSQADVAFTSQAAISVSLDNICYVSAENTSAQTCSTFANQQVLSSAGAVPGPSGEDATCTVKKALFTVSGMASCIPVPQAGQALSHLQDPEETIQYKSSLSETPQASPQRVTDTTTPAQTHLHSHGTQTPVPEEDPSQGKSPFQNFSGNMVDMIVTEACELITASKMKKSFGDCADFFTKTIGSRRDSSSKLETVNDEAPGSPSTQAVAGFRYDCRESVYVRKGGPVEPATDHNIPHISFQTGSQSQGRTSCELDPRTRGVAETHPVMMDTLDVPGTEMGGQRRISVPGDDSAPSSGQKSGGTPGTPPSTPQQPSEVSKEKQIKRFSKKLKSKLAKEFSPATPPPTPHYQPGPGPKDVTPEADKAEFMLKLMRSLSEEADGNEDEDEEELAEEGGVGGTNRCLETAGGRHELNQMSARRMSNKEALHYAERLACHIVSMATEMDTLGVAEEEGEMSKGSGRRRDSVAQFSEQTLNTLWVYAGEVAGEVINDVKRMVSSAQQCPYHRRRSFDRSSSECLQQHHQNQSQPSTDQNRDWRVGKLAEQWSNDLIASVFRSPTSTSSTVSSSSSGLSSEYPSCESVTDEYAGYLIRVLKKEGGSRELVLDQYASRLAYRSIKLGLAHASRKIKQRSSSTRLHSSKSLPDEWKASGSEASSPKDRVESVVSPSGEDAQCCCRDSEEQSQREYMDLVNFAESLAYNITCDVTRKLHLSSARLPKSLTDSCLYKKSKLEDMAENLIRNSFSCPLLSKEGKSRHYHSTGSLYDGGYRGRVMQVIEHYARKIVDDTLKMSLASVGHSSQEHQRTHDRHSHTQRLSEGPTLGQALGERTCRYCQVQECPYCTKHSRHHHQPVLQRRKRGPECPARAERLSSLEIPKIHIDLDHRAVFAEGMVSMAMETAKRELSNTSLNADSGIGHDGTSYAESLTAEIMTSALSNICQTGNISFPGREATESSMSQQLSVGDDSLGSWSNLSFEDEHQDDNSSFLHLSDSDNTEDKETEVKEESSGTLCVDRTQVPAPRTTLVVVNSDVRELGRGGPHHVTLDPQLRSMLQWVAASMADVPQIQLIPDRELQQLPAVVQRLRERRWRAGELLHTLLRYCEEGQTHGPTQAREEALQAGREPHRIPLFQWLLEHA, from the exons ATGGATGCCTATGCACGTATTAGAGGAGTCCCCCTGAGGTCCAGGGCCTCTGTCCGGAAAGAG ACTGTGCGTGACGGTGGGCCGCAGTGTGTGAAGAGCCTCTTTAGGAATAAAAAGGAGCTATGCAGCGTTGGTCTAGAGCTGCCAAGCAGAGACACCACAAGACTGACAGAG ATTCAttttgtgtgtctgcctggGCAATGTGAAGGGGAAGATGTCACCCAACAG GCTCTGTTATCTATGCCAGCGGGGCTGTGTGAGCTTCTGAGGTCCCTCCACGTTCACAGCCTCAAGAATGACGAGGTTCTGCTGCTCAAAGACTCCCGCAGGCTGGCAGAGCACAGGGACGCCGGGCCTCAG TGTTGGTTAAAGGCCGTGTGTGTGCTGAGGCATAATCCCAGCACCAGTGTCTACCCTCAGGCCAGTGTAGCATCTTTGGTGGGCTTGCTGGGGTGCTACATGGCAGGCGTACGCTATGCTCTGGAGCTCCAGGCTCTTCAGAGGGGCACAGCTGAGCCCAGCCAGCCAGAGGAGGACGACACCAACCAGTCGGTCTCATCAATCGAGGATGACTTTGTCACGGCCCTGGAGCATCTGGAGGAGGACGACACAGGAGACAATCCCT CTGCTGTTTCCTATCGCCTTTTTAAAAAGCGTGACGTGGCATCACAGACAGTCCCAGCCCACAAGAGAAAAAAGGAATTAGCAGGCGCCCGCATTATCATAAGCTCATCGTCGAAGAAGAACTCGGCCAACCATAATTCTGGTCCAGATGTGTCTGTCACAGTGCAGAGGTCATCGGGCGTGGAATCCCAGTGGACTTACTGCAGTCCTGGAGCTCGTCTCCCCTCGCCTCTGATGCATGTCAGTGAATCAGAAGAGTCTGACGGCTCCAGCCCCAGCCCAATCATTTTCCTGGATGAGGTGGGCTACCAGAAGAGCCTGCTGGCCAAGCTGGACATCCCCACGGTGCCAGGGGGGCCCAGAGAGCGAGTTGAGGACTCGGACTCTGAAGTCAGTGAATTCTTTGACAGCTTCGACCAGTTTGATGACCTGGAGGACCTGAGCTCAGACAACTGCACTCTCGCGCTGCCTCTGGACGCCATCAGTGCCCCAACCAAACAGAGCCAGACCAGCGGGTCAGCATCCAAATATGTTTCTAGGGGCTGCTCCACCAAGGGTATGAATCCCCACCGCTTTGACCACCCCACTCTCCCAGCCAATGTGAAAAAACCCACTCCTCTGAAACCAGGCTCTCCCTACCCACATCACTCCGAGGTGCCTGATTCCCCTCGACCAGTGCAGACCCCCTCTGACGAGAACGGTGGCCCACTCTTCAGCCCTGTCAGCTCCTCGGCCTTCAGCCCCTTGGTGGACTCTAGTGGACCACTGGAGTACTTCTGGAAGGCGGATGTGGATGGACGGGACAGCTCAGAGCTGCGTAAACCCCAGGATCTCTGCTCTCTGTATAAGACCTACTCAGACTTTGCCAGCAGTCTCTCCAAAGAAATTCTAGGATCCGTGTGTGGCTACCAGTCTGCCGTTGACATCAGCGAAAACAAGAATCTCAGCTGCGTCTGCCACAAGGAATTCAAGAACCCTTCGGGCTACCTGATGAAGCTCTCAGAAATACAAGAGACAGTAACGGTGGCCACGCTGCAGAAGAAGTCCCAGTCTCTGAAGGATGGCATTCAGAGGTTTGCCACCGACCTGGTGGAAATGAGCTTGGGCAGCGCCTTGCGAGACCTCCAAAAAGGCGTATCCTCCTGTACCACCACCTTGTGTCACCTAGCCGCCAGGCTCACCTCCTCAGTGTTTCAGATGGCCTTCCATGAGATTGGCATGCGCCGCGCCTATGTGTTGAAAGAACGAGCAATCAACGGATTAGCTGGCTTCCTGGTCGGAGAGGCCGTGTCGGGGGCGCTGAAGGAGTTCCTGACGGTGAAAAAGCAGATTTTCCACAGCACAGTGACACAATTTGCTGCAGATCTGGCTGAAGAGCTGGTGTTTGAAGGCATCATGGAAGTGTGTCAGTTCTCCCACCCCTCAACGCCTCTCACACCTAGTGATTGGTCCTTTGGCCACGGGCacgagaaggaggaggaggaggaggaggaagaggaggaggaggtggttaCCTCCTATGCTTCAGACTTATCTGAGTCGGTTATCCAAGAGGCCTTCATAGAGCTCTCTCAGGCTGATGTTGCCTTCACTAGCCAAGCAGCTATTAGTGTGTCTCTGGACAACATCTGTTATGTCAGTGCCGAGAACACGAGCGCTCAAACCTGCAGTACCTTTGCTAACCAGCAGGTTTTAAGTTCAGCTGGAGCGGTCCCGGGGCCTTCAGGAGAGGACGCTACCTGCACGGTGAAGAAAGCCCTGTTCACTGTGTCAGGCATGGCCAGCTGTATTCCTGTTCCCCAAGCAGGCCAAGCCCTCTCCCACCTCCAGGATCCAGAGGAGACCATTCAGTATAAGTCTAGCTTGTCAGAGACCCCACAGGCCAGCCCCCAAAGAGTTACTGACACCACCACACCTGCACAGACTCACCTTCACAGTCATGGAACTCAGACTCCCGTACCTGAAGAAGACCCCTCCCAAGGAAAGTCCCCATTCCAAAACTTCTCGGGCAACATGGTGGATATGATCGTAACGGAGGCTTGTGAGCTAATAACTGCTTCTAAGATGAAGAAGAGTTTTGGTGACTGTGCTGATTTCTTTACAAAGACAATCGGGAGCAGAAGGGACTCTTCTTCTAAACTGGAGACGGTTAATGATGAGGCTCCAGGTTCCCCTTCAACGCAGGCAGTTGCTGGCTTCAGATATGACTGTAGAGAGTCTGTGTATGTTAGGAAGGGCGGCCCTGTTGAGCCAGCAACAGACCATAACATTCCTCACATTTCCTTTCAGACAGGCTCTCAAAGCCAGGGGAGAACCAGCTGTGAGTTAGACCCCAGGACCAGAGGTGTGGCTGAAACACATCCTGTGATGATGGATACTCTTGATGTGCCGGGTACAGAGATGGGTGGACAAAGGAGGATATCTGTTCCTGGGGATGACTCGGCTCCGAGCTCCGGCCAAAAATCCGGCGGGACTCCTGGCACTCCCCCTTCTACCCCTCAGCAGCCCAGCGAGGTGTCCAAGGAGAAGCAGATAAAACGGTTCTCCAAGAAGCTGAAAAGCAAGCTGGCCAAGGAATTTTCCCCCGCCACCCCCCCACCCACTCCTCACTATCAGCCTGGCCCAGGGCCAAAAGACGTCACCCCTGAGGCGGACAAGGCTGAGTTCATGCTCAAACTGATGAGGTCTCTCTCTGAGGAGGCAGATGGTAATGAGGATGAAGACGAGGAAGAACTGGCAGAAGAGGGTGGCGTCGGTGGCACTAACAGATGTTTAGAGACAGCGGGCGGCCGGCATGAACTAAACCAGATGTCCGCTCGGAGGATGTCCAACAAGGAAGCTCTCCATTATGCTGAGCGGCTGGCTTGCCACattgtctccatggcaacagagaTGGACACCCTGGGAGtggcggaggaggagggggagatgaGCAAGGGCAGCGGGAGAAGGAGAGACAGCGTGGCTCAGTTCTCAGAGCAGACCTTGAACACCTTGTGGGTCTACGCCGGGGAGGTGGCGGGAGAGGTCATCAACGATGTGAAGAGGATGGTGAGCTCTGCACAGCAGTGTCCATAtcacagaagaagaagcttTGACAGATCTAGCTCTGAATGTTTGCAGCAGCACCACCAAAACCAGTCTCAGCCCAGTACGGACCAGAACAGAGACTGGAGGGTAGGGAAGCTGGCTGAGCAGTGGTCTAATGACCTGATAGCCTCTGTCTTCCGGTCTCCCACCTCCACTTCAAGCACcgtctccagctccagctctggCCTGTCTTCTGAGTATCCCAGCTGTGAGAGTGTGACAGATGAATATGCTGGCTACCTCATCAGGGTGCTGAAAAAGGAGGGAGGTAGTAGGGAGTTGGTCCTGGACCAGTATGCGAGCCGTTTGGCCTACCGCTCCATAAAACTGGGCTTGGCTCACGCCAGTCGCAAGATCAAGCAGAGATCCTCCAGCACCCGCCTTCACTCGTCCAAGTCGCTGCCAGATGAATGGAAAGCTTCTGGAAGCGAAGCCTCGTCGCCAAAGGACAGAGTAGAGTCAGTAGTTAGTCCTTCAGGCGAGGATGCTCAGTGTTGTTGCAGAGACTCTGAGGAGCAGAGTCAGAGGGAGTACATGGATCTGGTCAACTTTGCAGAGTCTTTAGCTTACAACATCACCTGTGATGTCACACGCAAGCTGCATCTCTCCTCTGCACGACTGCCCAAGTCTCTCACCGACTCCTGTCTTTATAAGAAATCCAAACTTGAAGACATGGCAGAGAATCTCATCAGGAACTCCTTCTCCTGCCCCCTGTTGTCCAAGGAGGGTAAAAGCAGGCATTACCACAGCACAGGAAGCCTGTATGATGGAGGCTACAGGGGCAGGGTGATGCAGGTCATCGAGCATTACGCCAGGAAGATAGTTGACGACACTCTGAAGATGAGCCTGGCTTCAGTTGGACATTCGTCccaggagcaccagaggacccACGACAGACACTCTCACACCCAGAGGTTGTCTGAGGGGCCGACGCTGGGCCAAGCCCTGGGGGAGAGGACATGCCGTTATTGTCAGGTCCAGGAGTGCCCGTACTGCaccaaacacagcaggcaccaCCACCAGCCGGTATTACAGAGGAGGAAAAGGGGCCCAGAATGCCCGGCGAGGGCCGAGCGTCTCTCTAGCCTGGAGATCCCCAAGATCCACATTGACCTGGACCACAGGGCAGTGTTCGCAGAGGGGATGGTGTCCATGGCAATGGAGACAGCTAAACGTGAGCTGAGCAACACCAGCCTTAATGCCGACAGCGGCATCGGCCACGATGGAACCAGCTACGCCGAGAGCCTGACCGCTGAGATCATGACGTCAGCTCTGTCCAACATCTGCCAGACCGGCAACATCAG CTTCCCAGGTAGAGAAGCCACCGAGTCCTCCATGTCCCAGCAGCTGAGTGTCGGAGATGACAGTCTGGGCAGCTGGTCCAACCTGAGCTTTGAGGACGAGCACCAAGACGACAACAGCAGCTTCCTCCACCTCAGTGACAG TGACAACACTGAGGACAAGGAGACTGAAGTCAAAGAGGAATCCAGCG GGACTCTCTGCGTGGACAGGACTCAGGTGCCGGCTCCCAGGACCACACTAGTCGTAGTGAACTCGGATGTCAGGGAGCTCGGGCGCGGCGGCCCTCATCACGTGACCCTCGACCCTCAGCTTCGGAGCATGCTGCAGTGGGTGGCGGCCTCCATGGCCGACGTCCCCCAGATCCAGCTGATCCCTGACAGAGAGCTCCAGCAG